The DNA sequence cctgcagccttgttaatgttgacctgtttaaaggtcttactcacatcggctgcggagagcgtgatcacacatttgtccggaacagctgttgctctcattcatgtttcagtgttacttgcctcgaagcgagcatataagtaatttagctggtctggtaggcttgtgtcactgggcagagctcggctgtgcttccctttgtagtctgtaatactttgcaagccctgccacatccgacaaacGTCTAAGCCGGcttagtacgattcgatcttagtcctgtattgacactttgcctgtttgatggttcgtcgtccaggttagagtcctgctccttgataactgcagctctaccctttagctcagggcagatgttgcctgtaatccatggcttctgattggggtatatacagtggggcaaaaaagtatttagtcagccaccaattgtgcaagttctcccacttaaaaagatgagagaggcctgtaattttcatcataggtacacttcaactatgacagacaaaattatttaaaaaatccagaaaatcacattgtaggattttttatgaatttatttgcaaattatggtggaaaataagtatttggtcaataacaaaagtttatctcaatactttgttatataccttttgttggcaatgacagaggtcaaaacctttctgtaagtcttcacaaggttttcacacactgttgctggtattttggcccattcctccatgcagatctcctttagagcagtgatgttttggggctgttgctgggcaacacggactttcaactccctccaaagattttccatggggttgagatctggagactggctaggccactccaggaccttgtaatgcttcttacgaagccactccttcattgcccgggcggtgtgtttggaatcattgtcatgctgaaagacccagccacgtttcatcttcaatgccctttctggtggaaggaggttttcactcaaaatctcacaatacatggccccattcattctttcctttacatggatcagtcgtcctggtccctttgcagaaaaacagccccaaagcatgatgtttccacccccatgcttcacagtaggtatagtgttctttggatgcaactcagcattctttgtcctccaaacacgacgagttgagtttttaccaaaaagttctggtttcatctgaccatatgacattctcccaatcctcttctggatcatccaaatgctctctagcaaacttcagacggtcctggacatgtactggcttaagcaggaggacacgtctggcactgcaggatttgagtccctggcagcgtagtgttttactgatggtagactttgttactttggtcccagctctctgcaggtcattcactagttccccctgtgtggttctgggatttttgctcaccgttcttttgatcattttgaccccacggggtgagatcttgcgtggagccccagatcgagggagattatcagtggtcttgtatgtcttccatttcctaataattgctcccacagttgatttcttcaaaccaagctgtttacctattacagattcagtcttcccagcctggtgcaggtctacaatttagtttctggtgtcctttgacagctctttggtcttggccatagtggagtttggagtgtgactgtttgaggttgtggacaggtgtcttttatactgataacaagttcaaacaggtgccattaataaagGTAacaggtggaggacagaggagcctcttgaagAATAAGTTACagttctgtgagagccagaaatcttgcttgtttgtcggtgaccaaatacttgttttccaccataatttgtaaataaattcataaaaaaatccaacaatgtgattttggggattttttttctcattttgtctgtcatagttgaagtgtacctatgatgaaaattacaggcctctcatctttttaagtgggagaacttgcactattggtggctgactaaatacttttttaccccactgtacatacaatcactgtggggacgacatcatcgaatccagtgactgatgtggtgtactcctcaatgccatcggaagaatcccggaacatattccagtctctgctagcaaaacagtcctgtagcttagtatctgcttcatctgaccactgactcactggtgcttcctgcttcagTTTTAgcttataagcaggaatcaggaggatataattatggtcagattttccaaatggagggcaagggagagctttatacgcgtctctgtgtttggagtaaaggtggtctagagtttttttccctctggttgcatatttaacatgctggtagagattaggtaaaacagatttaagtttccctgcattaaagtccccggccactagaagtggcagcatcagtctgtggtgttatgtagacagctacgaaaaatactaATGAAAACTCTTTAGGTAGATTGTGTCGTCTACAGCTTATCAGGAGATATTccacctcaggcaagcaaaaccttgagacttccttagatgtcgtgcaccagctgttgtttacaaatagacatagaccgccaccccttgtcttacaaTAGGCTGTTGTTtaatcctgccgatacagtgtaaaacctgccagctgtatgttcttcaTGTTggcattcagccacgactcgagGAAACATAAGATaatacagttttgaatgtcctgttggtagtttaatctagctcgtaggtcatcaattttattttccaatgattgcacctTGTCCAATAGGAAAAATGGCAGTGGgggtttactcgctcgcctacaaattctcagaaggcatcCCAACCTCCGCCCCCTTTTTCTCAGAAAGCAAATGATGGGGaattgggcctgttcccgggaaagcagtataaaCTCGTCAGATACGTTAAAGGAAAAATGTTCTTCCAACTCGTGGTGAGTAATCGTTGTtctgtccagaagttattttcggtcttTAGAgccggtagcagcaacattatgtacaaaataagtttaaaaaaagttCAAAACATCGcaagaaaacaaacaaaataacacagTTCATTAGGAGCACGTAAAATGTCAGCCATGCCATTCTTCTCCTgcatctcttcttcttattgatgtccttgcAGAAATTtaaccacaaaggcctgattcacacagtctcctctgaacagttgtgaATTgggtctgtgaagcatttatttgggctgcactttgtgaggctggtaactctaatgaacttatcttctgcaatagaggtaactcttggtcttcctttccagtggcggtccaaatgagagccaatttcatcatagcgcttgatgttttttgtgactgcacttgaagaaactttcaaagttattgaaatgttccgggttgactgaccttcatgtcttaaactaatgatggactaccgtttctcttcgcttatttgagctgttcttgccataatatggacttggtcttttactaaatagggtaatcttctgtattccacccctaccttgtcacaacacaatgcattaagaaggaaagacatttcacaaatgaacttttaacaaggcacacctgttaattgaaatgcattccaggtgactacctcatgaatctggttgagagaatgccaaatgtgtgcaaagctgtcttcaaagaaaagggtggctactttgaagaagtaTCCAACCtacaaatatattctgatttgtttaacacttctttggatactacatgattccatgtgtattatttcatagttgtgatgtcttcacaattattctacaatgtagaaaatagtacaaataaagaaaaaccctggaatgagtaggtatgtccaaactttttgaCTTGAACTGTATTTTTAAGAATTAAGCAGAATAAAACTGGCCCAGTAATtatggcaaatgccagatgggttATTCCTTTAGTTTTCAAgcgtagagatagatagaggacttgAGTGGCCAAAAGTCTTTAGATTAAGTGTAGCTGAGTGGGGGATTGGGCTGATCTTCCTCATTGTCCCTGAAGCTCTTTCAAAAATGCATCTGAATCATTAGCAAGAAAAAATGCAACTGTTTGATCAAGAAAATGGATTGATCCCTTTTATTTTACAGGAAATTATTTGAAACAGAACTTATTGTATCCTTTTATCCTTTTACTCTGTCCCCAACCCCCCTGAAACACACGTACATGTCCACTGACATGCTAACAGAGCATTATAGGGTCAGTGACACAACAGTATCCCTGATTTGACTTTACTacagtaaaatacatttaaaggaAATTCAAAGGAAATTTAAAGGAGAAACAAGAGATTAGGTTGATgatcaaaacaaatgtataaGCATTCAGTTCTGGCAGATGTTCCTGTCAATCCTGGGATTCAAACCGGACCCTGTCCTGCTGCTGTACTTTCTAAAGTTATAATTGGTCCAAGTTTAGGTTCAGATTTTCAATGAGGAAAATCTTTCCGAACTTTCTTGATTTTTCTTCTTATAATTTTTGTAACACATGTCCTGATCTGTTCTTGGTCCTAATACCATATATGATAGGGTGTACCAGTGGTGGGAAAAGAATGGACTGTACTGATATTAATACATTAACCTCTGCCTGTTGTAAACAACAGAAAAAAGATGGCTTGCAGAGAAGTTGTTGAATATGTTCTAGTGAGGAGTACACACATTAAAAGCCTTCGTTCATTACTCCTTTGAGGCTTTCAAGCAAACAATATCTTTACATGAGAGCACAACTAACACCAAAGGTAAAACCACTAGACACTATATGATACATATACCATACAGGTTGATCAGCGCACTTTCAACACGAGAGCGTTTAACAACTGCTTAGTCATCACAAAAAGTTGTTGTACCAAGGCTAACAACATATTCACTTTAGAAGGAGTCATAATGCTATGATATTGAAATGGCTTAAAAATGGAGACATACCTGTCATAAGCCATTACTGCTAGGATAACGTAAGCAAACGTTACATATATATTGTAGAAATATTTTTGTACGGTGGGCCAAGAGAACAGAAGAGGCATaacgggttggggtgtagggtcgTCCCAAGGATCCCACTTAGCATCTATTTGAGCACAGCTTGAAGGTAGGGAGGGCCACTCCCCTTGATGCTCTGTAGTTATGCAGTTAACTAGCTAATATGACACAAAACATTCTGTGACAATACTTTACAATAATATTTGGGCTACAGAGAAATTATTCCAAAATGACAAATATCTGTACAGTCAATTATAGCAACTATAAGTAACAAAACACATAATTAAATGTTACAAAAATTACCACCAGGTTATGTTTTAGTGTGACGGCCTAGTAACTTTTTACAAGCCTGCCTGATATTAACCATCCTGATGCCATACATAATAGGATTGAAAAGTGGTGGACATATTGGAAAATAAACCAATAAAATAGTGTGAAGTATAGGTGGAAGATGTGCAGTGTCATATCTACCTTGTATAATCACAAATAAACAGCCAAATAAGTTCAGCAAAGAGGCTATATGTGGTATACAGGTGTTAAATGCTTTCTGTTTCGTCTCTTTTGAAGACTTTAAACATATTTGTAGAATTCTTACATATGAGTATATGGTAGGACATTTAGTACAAGAAAAAGAGAGCGCAGGGACAACAAGACCCCATATGTTATTCAGCGTAGTATTTGAACAGGCAAGCTTGACTATCGAGTAGTTGTCACAATACACCGTGTCTAGAATGTTACCACAAAATTGCAGTCGCAAACTCAGGGAGATAATGATGGCGTTGATGAAAAAAGAATACACTTGGGGCAGCAGAATTAAGCTAGAAATTATTTTAGGTGTCATAATATTGTTATACTGTAGAGGATAACAAATAGAGATGTACCTGTCATAGGACATaactgctaaattactaaattcTGTTAGAGCACATGTGTACAACACATAAATCTGGAGATAACAATAAAGAAGGGAAATATCATGTGTGTCAGAGAGTAAGTAAAACATGAGAGCAGGAAACAAACCAGTGCTCCCATACAACTGATTAACAAACAAAGCACATAGAAACAGATACACAGGTTCATGAAGGCTTCTTTCAATGCAGATAACTCCAATAAGTAAAGTATTGGCAAGAATGATGACAAAATATAAAACAGTTACTACAGCAAAGTAGAAATATTTCAATTGTCCGATATCACCGTATGCAACAAGCCT is a window from the Oncorhynchus tshawytscha isolate Ot180627B linkage group LG14, Otsh_v2.0, whole genome shotgun sequence genome containing:
- the LOC112267586 gene encoding olfactory receptor 11A1-like is translated as MENSTHFKVFRLVAYGDIGQLKYFYFAVVTVLYFVIILANTLLIGVICIERSLHEPVYLFLCALFVNQLYGSTGLFPALMFYLLSDTHDISLLYCYLQIYVLYTCALTEFSNLAVMSYDRYISICYPLQYNNIMTPKIISSLILLPQVYSFFINAIIISLSLRLQFCGNILDTVYCDNYSIVKLACSNTTLNNIWGLVVPALSFSCTKCPTIYSYVRILQICLKSSKETKQKAFNTCIPHIASLLNLFGCLFVIIQGRYDTAHLPPILHTILLVYFPICPPLFNPIMYGIRMVNIRQACKKLLGRHTKT